The proteins below come from a single Tigriopus californicus strain San Diego chromosome 3, Tcal_SD_v2.1, whole genome shotgun sequence genomic window:
- the LOC131877318 gene encoding protein sprouty-like, which translates to MQNVPPPPPPRASATSPQPVVRSSPSSPSSPPFLHLEDEEEIHAHVRLPLRPNPIPTTTTSTTTTNGHPSSRARNAPGLALRLSETPPVPPPRPESTLSPHTRDITNPSGNSVRLALGTPPSPTRSPVSLSPGRTNSSILGGITSASHLPQQPPPMLGLTRLSSTMSPITLTAPRPGLERNQNLYVDAPLKKQVLSSNSINQTHSYVDELTFDQQLPLPQSANVSLKKKRQQQQQQQQQRILSLKSRPPGLSPEDLETPSFSSSVIKSSSSSKKPLTEKNLSEFPRRGSNGLLLSPASMVSSPTYEDEPNPSDSIICSDCGRCRCVSCRTARPLPEKWLCSNTCHMSAETIVDTLSCMWLVKAVMYHCSKDMTQEGDDSCESAMVEENPCSCNGESIGLRWACIGATSALLPCLCCYLPFKACVHGIESLYQQATSNGCRCIPSPTQSPIQTQPRSVAGSDMPHFNVSIKKSSAPGHAMSSESQSHQSSPLSSKTLSTTSSLDRSPLDSAKKSLLS; encoded by the coding sequence ATGCAAAATGTCCCCCCACCGCCACCTCCAAGGGCCTCGGCAACTTCCCCACAACCAGTGGTCAGATCATCACCGTCCTCTCCTTCATCTCCCCCTTTCCTTCACCTGGAAGATGAGGAAGAGATCCATGCCCATGTGCGACTACCACTCAGACCCAACCCTATCCCCACAACCACCACAAGCACTACTACCACCAACGGCCACCCTTCATCTAGGGCCAGGAATGCTCCTGGACTGGCTTTGCGATTGTCAGAAACTCCCCCCGTGCCACCTCCTCGCCCGGAAAGCACACTCTCCCCCCATACCCGAGACATTACAAATCCATCCGGTAATTCAGTCCGATTGGCCCTTGGAACCCCTCCGTCTCCTACCAGAAGCCCCGTCAGCCTCAGCCCTGGACGTACAAATAGTTCCATCCTTGGCGGTATTACTAGTGCTTCGCATTTGCCTCAGCAGCCTCCGCCCATGTTGGGACTGACCAGACTCTCTTCCACGATGAGTCCAATTACCCTAACAGCGCCGAGACCGGGACTGGAGAGGAATCAAAATCTCTATGTTGATGCCCCCTTGAAGAAACAAGTGCTTTCGTCGAACTCAATTAACCAAACTCATTCTTATGTTGATGAGCTCACGTTTGACCAACAATTGCCCTTGCCCCAGTCCGCCAATGTCTctctgaaaaagaagaggcaacaacaacaacaacaacagcagcagcgGATATTGTCCTTAAAATCTCGGCCGCCAGGATTGTCCCCCGAGGACTTGGAAACGCCTAGTTTTTCGTCGTCTGTGATCAAGAGCTCTTCCTCGTCAAAGAAACCTTTGACGGAAAAGAATTTGTCAGAATTTCCGAGAAGAGGTAGCAATGGCTTGCTGCTCTCACCGGCTTCAATGGTCAGCTCTCCAACCTATGAAGATGAACCCAACCCATCTGATTCAATCATCTGTAGTGACTGTGGGCGATGCCGGTGTGTGTCTTGTCGAACTGCTCGCCCTCTCCCAGAGAAGTGGTTATGTAGCAACACGTGTCACATGTCAGCCGAAACCATTGTGGATACCTTGTCCTGCATGTGGTTGGTGAAAGCAGTGATGTATCATTGCAGTAAAGATATGACCCAAGAAGGTGACGATAGTTGCGAGTCTGCTATGGTGGAGGAAAACCCTTGTTCTTGTAACGGAGAAAGCATCGGTTTAAGATGGGCCTGTATTGGGGCTACTAGCGCTCTGTTACCTTGCTTGTGTTGTTATCTGCCCTTCAAGGCGTGTGTGCACGGCATTGAAAGCCTTTACCAACAGGCCACGTCAAACGGTTGCCGTTGTATTCCAAGTCCAACGCAGTCACCCATTCAAACCCAACCGCGCTCCGTGGCCGGTAGTGATATGCCTCATTTTAacgtttcaataaaaaaatcgaGTGCTCCGGGTCACGCAATGTCGTCAGAGTCTCAGAGTCATCAATCCTCGCCGCTTTCATCCAAGACATTGTCGACGACTTCGAGTCTAGACCGGTCACCATTGGATTCTGCCAAAAAGAGCCTCTTGTCGTGA
- the LOC131877321 gene encoding isobutyryl-CoA dehydrogenase, mitochondrial-like yields MAALQIGSRLLRRVLPRFNQLYSTETSNNADVGTDNGPLISSLDPSSGLNDEQRQIQKMATDFALKEMRPYMDKWDQEELFPVDTMRQAAALGFGGVYTRTDFGGTGLNRLEASIIFEALSQGCVSTTAYITIHNMVTWIIDTYGNDKQREHYVPKLASMEHFGSYCLTEPGSGSDAASLSTVAKREGGKFIVNGSKAFISGGGESDVYLVMTRTQGEGPKGISCLLIEKGTPGLSFGKKEKKMGWNSQPTRAVILEDCEVPVENVIGAEGQGFNIAMAGLNGGRLNIASTSLGAAQASIEATRDHVKVRKQFGQSLASFQHIQFEIAQMATKLVACRTMVRNAAMAMDTKHPDIVTLCSMAKLFTTDTCFDIVNTALQLHGGYGYLKDYPIEQYLRDIRVHQILEGTNQVMQILVSRAALK; encoded by the exons ATGGCGGCCCTTCAGATTGGTTCCCGACTTTTGAGACGTGTTCTTCCTAGATTCAATCAGCTCTACAGCACCGAAACTAGTA ATAATGCAGATGTCGGAACAGACAACGGCCCATTGATTTCTTCCCTGGATC CATCGTCTGGATTGAACGATGAGCAAAGGCAAATCCAGAAGATGGCAACCGACTTTGCACTCAAGGAAATGCGGCCATATATGGATAAATGGGATCAGGAG GAACTTTTCCCCGTGGATACAATGCGTCAAGCAGCGGCCTTGGGATTTGGGGGTGTCTATACCCGCACCGATTTTGGAGGTACCGGCTTGAATCGTTTGGAAGCTTCCATAATCTTCGAGGCATTATCACAAGGATGCGTTTCAACCACTGCTTACATCACGATTCATAA CATGGTTACGTGGATCATTGACACGTATGGCAACGATAAACAGCGGGAACACTACGTGCCAAAATTGGCGTCGATGGAGCATTTCGGATCGTATTGTCTGACGGAGCCTGGATCTGGATCTGATGCCGCCTCATTGAGTACGGTGGCCAAGAGAGAGGGGGGCAAATTTATCGTTAATGGCTCCAAAGCCTTCATTTCGGGTGGAGGTGAATCGGATGTGTACTTGGTCATGACCAGGACACAGGGTGAAGGGCCTAAGGGCATTTCCTGTTTGCTCATTGAGAAAGGCACGCCTGGATTGAGTTtcggaaagaaagaaaaaaaaatgggctgGAACTCTCAACCCACAAG AGCGGTTATCCTGGAAGATTGTGAGGTACCCGTGGAGAATGTCATTGGAGCTGAAGGTCAAGGATTCAATATCGCTATGGCTGGTCTGAATGGGGGTCGCCTCAATATTG CATCCACTTCTTTGGGGGCAGCTCAAGCCAGTATAGAAGCTACGCGAGATCACGTCAAAGTTCGGAAGCAATTTGGTCAATCGCTAGCATCTTTTCAAcacattcaatttgaaatcgcGCAAATGGCAACGAAACTCGTGGCATGTCGCACCATGGTACGAAATGCAGCGATGGCCATGGATACCAAGCATCCGGATATTGTGACGTTATGCTCGATGGCCAAACTTTTTACAACGGATACTTGCTTCGAC ATTGTGAACACCGCACTTCAACTCCATGGCGGGTATGGGTATCTCAAAGATTACCCCATTGAGCAATACCTCCGCGATATTCGTGTCCACCAGATCCTTGAAGGCACGAATCAAGTCATGCAAATCCTCGTTTCTCGTGCAGCATTGAAATAG